A stretch of Mesoplodon densirostris isolate mMesDen1 chromosome 7, mMesDen1 primary haplotype, whole genome shotgun sequence DNA encodes these proteins:
- the BCL9L gene encoding B-cell CLL/lymphoma 9-like protein isoform X2 gives MRILANKTRLPHPRRREAPGSPPLSPRGHCPPAPAKPMHPENKLTNHGKTGNGGAQSQHQNVNQGPTCNLGSKGVGAGNHGAKANQISPSNSSLKNPQAGVPPFSSLKGKVKRERSVSVDSGEQREAGTPSLDSEAKEVAPRSKRRCVLERKQPYSGDEWCSGPDSEEDDKPIGATHNCNVADPAMAAPQLGPGQAAQLPLSESSAPGPPHGPPPGLRPDAPGGGGGGVPGKPPSQFVYVFTTHLANTAAEAVLQGRADSILAYHQQNVPRAKLDQAPKVPPTPEPLPLSTPSTGTPQSQPPPLPPPPPPAPGSAPPALPSEGPPEDTNQDLTPNSVGAASTGGGTGGTHPNTPTASTANNPLPPGGEPSSAPGPALLGEAPTGNGQRSLVGSEGLSKEQLEHRERSLQTLRDIERLLLRSGETEPFLKGAPGGAGEGGPPAQAPPAPQQPPTAPASGLKKYEEPLQSMISQTQSLGGPPLEHEVPGHPPGGDMGQQMNMMMQRLGQDSLTPEQVAWRKLQEEYYEEKRRKEEQIGLHGGRPLQDMMGMGGLVVRGPPPPYHSKPGDQWPPGMGAQLRGPMDVQDPMQLRGGPPFPGPRFPGNQMQRVSGFGGIQGMPMEVPMNAMQRPVRPGMGWTEDLPPMGGPGNFAQNAVPYPGGQGEAERFMTPRVREELLRHQLLEKRSMGMQRPLGMAGSGLGQGMEVERMMQAHRQMDPAMFPGQIAGGEGLAGTPMGMEFGGGRGLLSPPMGQSGLREVDPPMGPGNLNMNMNVNMNMNMNLNVQMTPQQQMLMSQKMRGPGDMMGPQGLSPEEMARVRAQNSSGMMGGPQKMLMPSQFPSQGQQGFSGGQGPYQAMPQEMGNTQDMFSPDQSSMPMANVGTTRLSHMPLPPASNPPGSVHSAPNRGLGRRPSDLTISINQMGSPGMGHLKSPTLSQVHSPLVTSPSANLKSPQTPSQMVPLPSANPPGPLKSPQVLSSSLSVRSPTGSPSRLKSPSMAVPSPGWVASPKTAMPSPGVPQNKQPPLNMNSSSTLGNMEQSESTGPGALPPSGPRSSSSAPPANPPSGLMNPSLPFTSSPDPTPSQNPLSLMMSQMSKYAMPSSTPLYHNAIKTIATSDDELLPDRPLLPPPPPPQGSGPGISNNQPTQMHLNSAAAQSPMGMNLPGQQPLSHDPPPTMLPSPTPLGSNIPLHPNAQGTGGPPQNSMMMAPGGPDSLSAPCGPVPSSAQMLPFPPRLQQPHGAMAPSGGGGGGPGLQQHYPSGMALPPEDLPSQPPGPLPPQQHLLGKSMAGRMGDAYPPGVLPGVASVLNDPELSEVIRPTPTGIPEFDLSRIIPSEKPSSTLQYFPKSENQPPKAQPPNLHLMNLQNMMAEQTPSRPPNLPGQQGVQRGLSMSMCHPGQMSLLGRTGVPSQQGMVPHGLHQGVMAPPQGLMTQQNFMLMKQRGVGGEVYSQPPHMLPPQGSLMGPPPQQNLMVSHPLRQRSVSLDSQMGYLPAPGGMANLPF, from the exons ATGAGGATCCTGGCTAACAAGACAAG GTTACCCCACCCTAGGAGGAGAGAAGCTCCAGGGAGCCCGCCGCTGTCCCCCCGCGGCCActgcccccctgccccagccaAGCCAATGCACCCAGAAAATAAGTTGACCAATCATGGCAAGACAGGGAATGGCGGGGCCCAATCCCAGCACCAGAATGTGAACCAAGGACCCACCTGCAACCTGGGCTCGAAGGGCGTGGGGGCGGGGAACCATGGGGCCAAGGCCAACCAGATCTCACCTAGCAACTCAAGTCTGAAGAACCCCCAGGCAGGGGTGCCCCCTTTCAGCTCGCTCAAGGGCAAAGTGAAGAGGGAGCGGAGCGTGTCTGTGGACTCCGGAGAGCAGCGAGAGGCTGGGACACCGTCCCTGGATTCGGAGGCCAAAG AAGTGGCACCCCGGAGTAAGCGGCGTTGTGTGCTGGAGCGGAAGCAGCCATACAGTGGGGACGAATGGTGCTCAGGACCGGACAGCGAGGAGGATGACAAGCCCATCGGGGCCACCCACA ATTGTAATGTAGCAGACCCAGCCATGGCGGCCCCACAGCTGGGTCCTGGCCAAGCCGCCCAACTGCCCCTCAGTGAGAGCAGCGCACCAGGCCCCCCGCATGGGCCCCCGCCAGGCCTCCGGCCCGACGCCCCCGGGGGTGGAGGCGGGGGTGTCCCGGGAAAGCCTCCCTCACAGTTTGTGTATGTCTTCACCACCCACCTGGCCAACAC GGCTGCGGAGGCAGTGCTGCAGGGCCGGGCCGACTCCATCCTCGCCTACCACCAGCAGAACGTGCCCCGTGCCAAGCTGGACCAG GCCCCCAAAGTGCCACCCACCCCAGAACCGCTACCCCTGAGCACGCCATCAACAGGCACCCCTCAGTCCCAGCCTCCTCCACTGCCGCCAccgccacccccagccccaggcagcgCCCCCCCTGCTCTGCCTTCCGAGGGGCCTCCTGAGGACACCAATCAGGACCTGACACCCAACTCGGTGGGAGCTGCCAGCACGGGTGGTGGCACTGGGGGTACCCACCCTAATACCCCTACAGCTTCCACCGCCAACAACCCGCTGCCTCCTGGAGGAGAGCCCAGCAGCGCTCCCGGCCCTGCCCTGCTTGGGGAGGCCCCCACCGGCAATGGGCAGCGGAGCCTGGTGGGCTCAGAGGGCCTGTCCAAGGAGCAGCTGGAGCATCGGGAGCGTTCCCTCCAGACGCTTCGGGACATTGAACGGCTGCTGCTCCGCAGCGGGGAGACTGAGCCCTTCCTCAAGGGGGCCCCCGGAGGAGCAGGCGAGGGGGGACCACCAGCACaagcccctcctgccccccagcaGCCACCCACAGCCCCGGCCAGCGGGCTGAAGAAGTACGAGGAGCCCTTGCAGTCCATGATTTCGCAGACACAGAGCCTCGGGGGCCCCCCGCTGGAGCATGAAGTGCCTGGGCACCCCCCGGGCGGGGACATGGGGCAGCAGATGAACATGATGATGCAGAGGCTGGGCCAGGACAGCTTGACACCTGAGCAGGTGGCTTGGCGCAAGCTGCAGGAAGAGTACTACGAGGAGAAACGACGGAAGGAGGAGCAGATCGGGCTGCATGGGGGCCGCCCGCTGCAGGACATGATGGGCATGGGGGGCCTGGTGGTGAGGGGACCACCGCCTCCCTACCACAGCAAGCCTGGCGATCAGTGGCCCCCCGGGATGGGAGCCCAGCTGCGGGGGCCCATGGATGTCCAAGATCCCATGCAGCTCCGGGGTGGACCACCCTTCCCCGGTCCCCGTTTCCCAGGCAACCAGATGCAACGGGTGTCTGGGTTTGGGGGCATACAGGGTATGCCCATGGAGGTGCCCATGAATGCCATGCAGAGGCCTGTGAGGCCGGGTATGGGCTGGACTGAAGACTTGCCCCCTATGGGGGGGCCTGGCAATTTTGCCCAGAACGCAGTGCCCTACCCAGGCGGGCAGGGTGAAGCCGAGCGATTTATGACCCCTCGGGTTCGTGAGGAGCTGCTGCGACACCAGCTGCTGGAGAAGCGGTCGATGGGCATGCAGCGCCCCCTGGGCATGGCCGGCAGCGGCCTGGGGCAGGGCATGGAGGTGGAACGGATGATGCAGGCGCACCGGCAGATGGATCCAGCCATGTTCCCCGGGCAGATAGCTGGCGGCGAGGGCCTGGCGGGCACTCCCATGGGCATGGAGTTTGGTGGAGGTCGGGGCCTCCTGAGTCCCCCCATGGGGCAGTCTGGGCTGAGGGAGGTGGACCCACCCATGGGGCCAGGCAACCTCAACATGAACATGAATGTGAACATGAACATGAACATGAACCTGAATGTGCAGATGACCCCACAGCAGCAGATGCTGATGTCGCAGAAGATGCGGGGCCCTGGGGACATGATGGGGCCGCAGGGCCTCAGTCCCGAGGAGATGGCCCGGGTGCGGGCCCAGAACAGCAGCGGCATGATGGGCGGCCCGCAGAAGATGCTTATGCCCTCGCAGTTTCCCAGCCAGGGACAGCAAGGATTCTCTGGGGGCCAGGGACCCTACCAAGCCATGCCCCAGGAGATGGGCAATACTCAAGACATGTTCAGCCCCGACCAGAGCTCAATGCCCATGGCAAACGTGGGTACCACCCGGCTCAGCCACATGCCCCTGCCTCCTGCGTCCAATCCTCCCGGCTCTGTGCATTCAGCCCCAAACCGGGGGCTGGGCAGACGGCCTTCAGACCTCACCATCAGTATTAATCAGATGGGCTCACCAGGCATGGGGCATCTGAAGTCGCCCACCCTTAGCCAGGTACACTCACCCCTGGTCACCTCGCCCTCCGCCAACCTCAAGTCACCCCAGACTCCCTCACAGATGGTGCCCTTGCCTTCGGCCAACCCGCCAGGACCTCTCAAGTCACCCCAGGTCCTCAGCTCCTCTCTCAGTGTCCGTTCGCCCACCGGCTCGCCCAGCAGGCTTAAGTCTCCCTCCATGGCGGTGCCTTCTCCAGGCTGGGTCGCCTCGCCCAAGACGGCCATGCCCAGCCCCGGAGTCCCCCAGAACAAGCAGCCGCCTCTGAACATGAACTCTTCCAGCACCCTGGGCAACATGGAACAGAGTGAGTCAACGGGGCCAG GTGCCCTCCCGCCTAGCGGCCCCCGGAGCAGCTCCTCAGCGCCTCCCGCCAACCCTCCCAGCGGCCTCATGAACCCCAGCCTGCCATTCACTTCCTCCCCAGACCCCACGCCTTCCCAGAACCCCCTGTCACTGATGATGTCCCAGATGTCCAAGTATGCCATGCCCAGCTCCACCCCGCTCTACCACAATGCCATCAAGACCATCGCCACCTCAGACGACGAGCTGCTGCCCGACCGGCCCCTGCTCCCCCCGCCACCGCCACCGCAGGGCTCTGGGCCAG GGATCAGCAATAACCAGCCCACCCAGATGCACCTGAACTCAGCTGCTGCCCAGAGCCCCATGGGCATGAACCTGCCAGGCCAGCAGCCCCTGTCCCATGACCCCCCACCTACCATgttgccctcccccacccctctgggCTCCAACATTCCACTGCACCCCAATGCACAGGGGACAGGAGGGCCCCCTCAGAACTCGATGATGATGGCTCCAGGGGGCCCAGACTCCCTGAGTGCCCCCTGCGGCCCGGTGCCCAGCTCGGCCCAGATGCTGCCCTTTCCCCCCCGGCTGCAGCAGCCCCACGGTGCCATGGCCCCtagtgggggcgggggcgggggaccGGGCCTGCAGCAGCACTACCCTTCAGGCATGGCCCTGCCCCCAGAGGACCTGCCCAGCCAGCCGCCAGGCCCCCTGCCCCCCCAGCAGCACCTGCTGGGCAAAAGCATGGCCGGCCGCATGGGCGACGCGTACCCCCCGGGCGTGCTCCCCGGGGTGGCGTCCGTGCTGAACGACCCTGAGCTGAGCGAGGTGATCCGGCCCACCCCGACGGGGATCCCCGAGTTCGACTTGTCCAGGATCATCCCCTCGGAGAAGCCAAGCAGCACCCTCCAGTACTTCCCCAAGAGCGAGAACCAGCCCCCCAAGGCCCAGCCCCCCAATCTGCATCTCATGAACCTGCAGAACATGATGGCGGAGCAGACCCCCTCCCGGCCCCCCAACCTCCCGGGCCAGCAGGGCGTCCAGCGGGGGCTCAGCATGTCCATGTGCCACCCCGGACAGATGTCCTTGCTGGGCAGGACAGGTGTGCCCTCACAGCAGGGCATGGTGCCCCATGGCCTGCACCAGGGGGTCATGGCCCCTCCACAAGGCCTCATGACCCAGCAGAATTTCATGCTGATGAAGCAGCGGGGCGTGGGCGGTGAGGTCTACAGCCAGCCCCCCCACATGCTCCCCCCGCAGGGCTCTCTCATGGGCCCCCCGCCCCAGCAGAACCTCATGGTGTCCCACCCGCTGCGGCAGCGCAGTGTGTCTCTGGACAGCCAGATGGGCTACCTCCCGGCGCCGGGTGGCATGGCCAACCTGCCCTTCTAG
- the BCL9L gene encoding B-cell CLL/lymphoma 9-like protein isoform X3, translating into MHPENKLTNHGKTGNGGAQSQHQNVNQGPTCNLGSKGVGAGNHGAKANQISPSNSSLKNPQAGVPPFSSLKGKVKRERSVSVDSGEQREAGTPSLDSEAKEVAPRSKRRCVLERKQPYSGDEWCSGPDSEEDDKPIGATHNCNVADPAMAAPQLGPGQAAQLPLSESSAPGPPHGPPPGLRPDAPGGGGGGVPGKPPSQFVYVFTTHLANTAAEAVLQGRADSILAYHQQNVPRAKLDQAPKVPPTPEPLPLSTPSTGTPQSQPPPLPPPPPPAPGSAPPALPSEGPPEDTNQDLTPNSVGAASTGGGTGGTHPNTPTASTANNPLPPGGEPSSAPGPALLGEAPTGNGQRSLVGSEGLSKEQLEHRERSLQTLRDIERLLLRSGETEPFLKGAPGGAGEGGPPAQAPPAPQQPPTAPASGLKKYEEPLQSMISQTQSLGGPPLEHEVPGHPPGGDMGQQMNMMMQRLGQDSLTPEQVAWRKLQEEYYEEKRRKEEQIGLHGGRPLQDMMGMGGLVVRGPPPPYHSKPGDQWPPGMGAQLRGPMDVQDPMQLRGGPPFPGPRFPGNQMQRVSGFGGIQGMPMEVPMNAMQRPVRPGMGWTEDLPPMGGPGNFAQNAVPYPGGQGEAERFMTPRVREELLRHQLLEKRSMGMQRPLGMAGSGLGQGMEVERMMQAHRQMDPAMFPGQIAGGEGLAGTPMGMEFGGGRGLLSPPMGQSGLREVDPPMGPGNLNMNMNVNMNMNMNLNVQMTPQQQMLMSQKMRGPGDMMGPQGLSPEEMARVRAQNSSGMMGGPQKMLMPSQFPSQGQQGFSGGQGPYQAMPQEMGNTQDMFSPDQSSMPMANVGTTRLSHMPLPPASNPPGSVHSAPNRGLGRRPSDLTISINQMGSPGMGHLKSPTLSQVHSPLVTSPSANLKSPQTPSQMVPLPSANPPGPLKSPQVLSSSLSVRSPTGSPSRLKSPSMAVPSPGWVASPKTAMPSPGVPQNKQPPLNMNSSSTLGNMEQSESTGPGALPPSGPRSSSSAPPANPPSGLMNPSLPFTSSPDPTPSQNPLSLMMSQMSKYAMPSSTPLYHNAIKTIATSDDELLPDRPLLPPPPPPQGSGPGISNNQPTQMHLNSAAAQSPMGMNLPGQQPLSHDPPPTMLPSPTPLGSNIPLHPNAQGTGGPPQNSMMMAPGGPDSLSAPCGPVPSSAQMLPFPPRLQQPHGAMAPSGGGGGGPGLQQHYPSGMALPPEDLPSQPPGPLPPQQHLLGKSMAGRMGDAYPPGVLPGVASVLNDPELSEVIRPTPTGIPEFDLSRIIPSEKPSSTLQYFPKSENQPPKAQPPNLHLMNLQNMMAEQTPSRPPNLPGQQGVQRGLSMSMCHPGQMSLLGRTGVPSQQGMVPHGLHQGVMAPPQGLMTQQNFMLMKQRGVGGEVYSQPPHMLPPQGSLMGPPPQQNLMVSHPLRQRSVSLDSQMGYLPAPGGMANLPF; encoded by the exons ATGCACCCAGAAAATAAGTTGACCAATCATGGCAAGACAGGGAATGGCGGGGCCCAATCCCAGCACCAGAATGTGAACCAAGGACCCACCTGCAACCTGGGCTCGAAGGGCGTGGGGGCGGGGAACCATGGGGCCAAGGCCAACCAGATCTCACCTAGCAACTCAAGTCTGAAGAACCCCCAGGCAGGGGTGCCCCCTTTCAGCTCGCTCAAGGGCAAAGTGAAGAGGGAGCGGAGCGTGTCTGTGGACTCCGGAGAGCAGCGAGAGGCTGGGACACCGTCCCTGGATTCGGAGGCCAAAG AAGTGGCACCCCGGAGTAAGCGGCGTTGTGTGCTGGAGCGGAAGCAGCCATACAGTGGGGACGAATGGTGCTCAGGACCGGACAGCGAGGAGGATGACAAGCCCATCGGGGCCACCCACA ATTGTAATGTAGCAGACCCAGCCATGGCGGCCCCACAGCTGGGTCCTGGCCAAGCCGCCCAACTGCCCCTCAGTGAGAGCAGCGCACCAGGCCCCCCGCATGGGCCCCCGCCAGGCCTCCGGCCCGACGCCCCCGGGGGTGGAGGCGGGGGTGTCCCGGGAAAGCCTCCCTCACAGTTTGTGTATGTCTTCACCACCCACCTGGCCAACAC GGCTGCGGAGGCAGTGCTGCAGGGCCGGGCCGACTCCATCCTCGCCTACCACCAGCAGAACGTGCCCCGTGCCAAGCTGGACCAG GCCCCCAAAGTGCCACCCACCCCAGAACCGCTACCCCTGAGCACGCCATCAACAGGCACCCCTCAGTCCCAGCCTCCTCCACTGCCGCCAccgccacccccagccccaggcagcgCCCCCCCTGCTCTGCCTTCCGAGGGGCCTCCTGAGGACACCAATCAGGACCTGACACCCAACTCGGTGGGAGCTGCCAGCACGGGTGGTGGCACTGGGGGTACCCACCCTAATACCCCTACAGCTTCCACCGCCAACAACCCGCTGCCTCCTGGAGGAGAGCCCAGCAGCGCTCCCGGCCCTGCCCTGCTTGGGGAGGCCCCCACCGGCAATGGGCAGCGGAGCCTGGTGGGCTCAGAGGGCCTGTCCAAGGAGCAGCTGGAGCATCGGGAGCGTTCCCTCCAGACGCTTCGGGACATTGAACGGCTGCTGCTCCGCAGCGGGGAGACTGAGCCCTTCCTCAAGGGGGCCCCCGGAGGAGCAGGCGAGGGGGGACCACCAGCACaagcccctcctgccccccagcaGCCACCCACAGCCCCGGCCAGCGGGCTGAAGAAGTACGAGGAGCCCTTGCAGTCCATGATTTCGCAGACACAGAGCCTCGGGGGCCCCCCGCTGGAGCATGAAGTGCCTGGGCACCCCCCGGGCGGGGACATGGGGCAGCAGATGAACATGATGATGCAGAGGCTGGGCCAGGACAGCTTGACACCTGAGCAGGTGGCTTGGCGCAAGCTGCAGGAAGAGTACTACGAGGAGAAACGACGGAAGGAGGAGCAGATCGGGCTGCATGGGGGCCGCCCGCTGCAGGACATGATGGGCATGGGGGGCCTGGTGGTGAGGGGACCACCGCCTCCCTACCACAGCAAGCCTGGCGATCAGTGGCCCCCCGGGATGGGAGCCCAGCTGCGGGGGCCCATGGATGTCCAAGATCCCATGCAGCTCCGGGGTGGACCACCCTTCCCCGGTCCCCGTTTCCCAGGCAACCAGATGCAACGGGTGTCTGGGTTTGGGGGCATACAGGGTATGCCCATGGAGGTGCCCATGAATGCCATGCAGAGGCCTGTGAGGCCGGGTATGGGCTGGACTGAAGACTTGCCCCCTATGGGGGGGCCTGGCAATTTTGCCCAGAACGCAGTGCCCTACCCAGGCGGGCAGGGTGAAGCCGAGCGATTTATGACCCCTCGGGTTCGTGAGGAGCTGCTGCGACACCAGCTGCTGGAGAAGCGGTCGATGGGCATGCAGCGCCCCCTGGGCATGGCCGGCAGCGGCCTGGGGCAGGGCATGGAGGTGGAACGGATGATGCAGGCGCACCGGCAGATGGATCCAGCCATGTTCCCCGGGCAGATAGCTGGCGGCGAGGGCCTGGCGGGCACTCCCATGGGCATGGAGTTTGGTGGAGGTCGGGGCCTCCTGAGTCCCCCCATGGGGCAGTCTGGGCTGAGGGAGGTGGACCCACCCATGGGGCCAGGCAACCTCAACATGAACATGAATGTGAACATGAACATGAACATGAACCTGAATGTGCAGATGACCCCACAGCAGCAGATGCTGATGTCGCAGAAGATGCGGGGCCCTGGGGACATGATGGGGCCGCAGGGCCTCAGTCCCGAGGAGATGGCCCGGGTGCGGGCCCAGAACAGCAGCGGCATGATGGGCGGCCCGCAGAAGATGCTTATGCCCTCGCAGTTTCCCAGCCAGGGACAGCAAGGATTCTCTGGGGGCCAGGGACCCTACCAAGCCATGCCCCAGGAGATGGGCAATACTCAAGACATGTTCAGCCCCGACCAGAGCTCAATGCCCATGGCAAACGTGGGTACCACCCGGCTCAGCCACATGCCCCTGCCTCCTGCGTCCAATCCTCCCGGCTCTGTGCATTCAGCCCCAAACCGGGGGCTGGGCAGACGGCCTTCAGACCTCACCATCAGTATTAATCAGATGGGCTCACCAGGCATGGGGCATCTGAAGTCGCCCACCCTTAGCCAGGTACACTCACCCCTGGTCACCTCGCCCTCCGCCAACCTCAAGTCACCCCAGACTCCCTCACAGATGGTGCCCTTGCCTTCGGCCAACCCGCCAGGACCTCTCAAGTCACCCCAGGTCCTCAGCTCCTCTCTCAGTGTCCGTTCGCCCACCGGCTCGCCCAGCAGGCTTAAGTCTCCCTCCATGGCGGTGCCTTCTCCAGGCTGGGTCGCCTCGCCCAAGACGGCCATGCCCAGCCCCGGAGTCCCCCAGAACAAGCAGCCGCCTCTGAACATGAACTCTTCCAGCACCCTGGGCAACATGGAACAGAGTGAGTCAACGGGGCCAG GTGCCCTCCCGCCTAGCGGCCCCCGGAGCAGCTCCTCAGCGCCTCCCGCCAACCCTCCCAGCGGCCTCATGAACCCCAGCCTGCCATTCACTTCCTCCCCAGACCCCACGCCTTCCCAGAACCCCCTGTCACTGATGATGTCCCAGATGTCCAAGTATGCCATGCCCAGCTCCACCCCGCTCTACCACAATGCCATCAAGACCATCGCCACCTCAGACGACGAGCTGCTGCCCGACCGGCCCCTGCTCCCCCCGCCACCGCCACCGCAGGGCTCTGGGCCAG GGATCAGCAATAACCAGCCCACCCAGATGCACCTGAACTCAGCTGCTGCCCAGAGCCCCATGGGCATGAACCTGCCAGGCCAGCAGCCCCTGTCCCATGACCCCCCACCTACCATgttgccctcccccacccctctgggCTCCAACATTCCACTGCACCCCAATGCACAGGGGACAGGAGGGCCCCCTCAGAACTCGATGATGATGGCTCCAGGGGGCCCAGACTCCCTGAGTGCCCCCTGCGGCCCGGTGCCCAGCTCGGCCCAGATGCTGCCCTTTCCCCCCCGGCTGCAGCAGCCCCACGGTGCCATGGCCCCtagtgggggcgggggcgggggaccGGGCCTGCAGCAGCACTACCCTTCAGGCATGGCCCTGCCCCCAGAGGACCTGCCCAGCCAGCCGCCAGGCCCCCTGCCCCCCCAGCAGCACCTGCTGGGCAAAAGCATGGCCGGCCGCATGGGCGACGCGTACCCCCCGGGCGTGCTCCCCGGGGTGGCGTCCGTGCTGAACGACCCTGAGCTGAGCGAGGTGATCCGGCCCACCCCGACGGGGATCCCCGAGTTCGACTTGTCCAGGATCATCCCCTCGGAGAAGCCAAGCAGCACCCTCCAGTACTTCCCCAAGAGCGAGAACCAGCCCCCCAAGGCCCAGCCCCCCAATCTGCATCTCATGAACCTGCAGAACATGATGGCGGAGCAGACCCCCTCCCGGCCCCCCAACCTCCCGGGCCAGCAGGGCGTCCAGCGGGGGCTCAGCATGTCCATGTGCCACCCCGGACAGATGTCCTTGCTGGGCAGGACAGGTGTGCCCTCACAGCAGGGCATGGTGCCCCATGGCCTGCACCAGGGGGTCATGGCCCCTCCACAAGGCCTCATGACCCAGCAGAATTTCATGCTGATGAAGCAGCGGGGCGTGGGCGGTGAGGTCTACAGCCAGCCCCCCCACATGCTCCCCCCGCAGGGCTCTCTCATGGGCCCCCCGCCCCAGCAGAACCTCATGGTGTCCCACCCGCTGCGGCAGCGCAGTGTGTCTCTGGACAGCCAGATGGGCTACCTCCCGGCGCCGGGTGGCATGGCCAACCTGCCCTTCTAG